The Tenebrio molitor chromosome 5, icTenMoli1.1, whole genome shotgun sequence genome segment TCTTTTTGTGTATAGTAAGCGAAATCCTGAGAGCGCGCGGCCTCACCTCCTCCGCCGCCTGAATTATACCGCACCGGACGGTTGCCGCCgctgctttatttttcttattagTCGTATTTTTCGTGGCTTAACGCGCAGCGTATACAGAATACGTTATGGCGGGTCCGGGTAAATTGTGTGTTACAAATACTGATTAGATGCGTCTCCCTACGCACAAGAAAAAAACCTAATCTAAACGGTCTTCAGAAATCGTTACGTCGTCAGACGAGAACGGTGGAAGGATCCCTTCCGTAGGTGGCTCGATATTGCCCCCGTCCACCCGTGacgtgtttaattttatttatgagaGAGGCGTTCGGAATTAATTTcgccgtaattttttaatcgttCGCTCGGCTTGTGTCACAGTCTCACATGTGTTTTCTTCATGTTACCAGCAGCAATTATCGCAATTAAGAGAACGCCGCTGTCTCGTCCAgactgttttaattaaattttccaatttacaCCGTCATGATCCGTGCGAGTCGGACGTTTTGAGGCGAAACCGTCTAAAGCTGGGCCCGCTGATAAGATCCATACCGATAATTTAAACACCCGTATCTCCAATTATATTCGTTATTCCCAATTGTCACTAACGAGACCATTTGTACAGCTCGTGTGGAACGTAACATATTCCGTAACGCTCGCGTATCAGATCcgaaatttgaataatttgcGACAAATCGCGGCGTTACACTATTCCTGCGCGATAACCGCAAATATGTAACAATTATTCCAACGTGGCTATCGACTTCTTGTTCGTTATTATGTCCCGTTACCGATAACAGGATGACTACATCGCCCATTATAAAAGCCACACATGTTCACATTTGATGCCTTTGATATTAATCACACTGCACACTTTGACGAGTGGAGCACCCTCCCTGCGTGCCATATTGTAGCTTTGTTCCCCAAAAACCACTTTTTATCAACTTTAGTTTGTGTTTTATAACTCACCCCGAGTTTTGATTTACTACCACTCGCGGAACGCTTTCGATCGACGTTTCTTTGTAGTTTCAATATTTCAGGAGGAACTAGAAACATAGCGTGCTGTTTGCGGATGTAAAAACCATACAATTGCCTTTGCGTGATCTTTAATAATTCTGTCACTTTTATTTTACGTTCGAAATTTCCGAAACTCCATGTTAAATGCATAATACATGTCCTAAAAACTCTTTTGACAAATTGTGCAATGCACGCCAATAATTACGTTGTTTTCTGTTCCAGTTCCTGGTTTTGCACCTGGTGCTTCTGGGCCTATTCATAACACCAATTGCTGGAATGAGCGGCGTCGGTTGTCCCATGGGGTGCGTCTGCAACGACGAAACATACGTGGTTCTGTGTGAAAGGAACAAACTTGACGTTCTACCCATCACGTTGAACCCCGCCATTCAAAGATTAGTGTTAaggaacaataaaattaaaacagtgGATGCCGCGTTTCAGTTCTATAAAGACTTGCAATACGTAGACTTGTCCAACAACCACTTGGTCAACATTCCGACGAAGAGTTTCGTCTATCAGGAGAAACTACAAGAGCTTCAcctcaacaaaaacaaactatCTTCGATCAACAACAAGACCTTCCAAGGACTGAAGTCGCTGACGGTGTTGAATCTGCGGGAGAACTTCCTGGAGGAGTTGCCCAAAGGCCTATTTTCGATCATGCCCAAACTGGAAGAGCTGAATCTGGGCCAGAACAGAATATCTAAAATCGATCCTCTGGCCTTCGACGGCTTGACAGCCCTACGAGTCCTTTACCTCGACGACAACGTGCTAAGTTCAGTGCCAACAGCATCTTTCTCCGTCTTGGGAAGTTTAGCCGAGCTCCATGTCGGGCTGAACGCATTTTCTTATTTGCCTGACGACGCTTTCAAAGGACTCGGAAAGCTTTCGGTGTTAGATTTGAGCAGTGCAGGACTTTCGAACATCAGCATGAACGCTTTCAGGGGTTTGACCGGTTTGAGAAGCTTAAATCTGGTCGACAACAAACTCCAACGCATACCGACGGCTCAGCTGAGCCATTTGTCACGTCTAGAAGAACTGACAATCGGCCAAAACGAATTCGCAACATTGGAAAAGAACTCGTTCAAAGGTCTGAGCAACTTGAGGAAATTGGACATAACCGGTGCGACAAACTTGCAGAAAGTGGAAAAAGGTGTTTTCGGTGATAACTTAAATCTGGAATTCATCGTTCTGGCGAGCAACAAAAAGCTGGAAGACTTGGAAGACGGCGCTCTAGTCGGCTTGCCAAACCTGAAGCACTTGGTCTTGAAAGACAACTCCTTCAAGGCGTTTTCCGAGAGCATGGTGTCCTGGAACGAGTTAAGATCCTTGGAGATGACGGACAACCCGATCTTCTGCGATTGCCAACTGCTGTGGCTCAGCAACTTAATATCGATAAAGAATCTGAGCAACGTTCAATGTTCGATGCCGCTGGCGTTGCGCGAACGACCCCTCCGAACTCTCAGTCCGGACGACTTGGGGTGTTCCTTCCGGGACCCCCGCCAACAGGCAATTTTGGTGACGTTATGCGTGAGTGCGGTGATTCTGTTGGGCGGCCTCGGCCTGTTCCTCTTCAGGTACCGCCAGAGGGTGCGCGAGGCGCTGAAGGACTACAAATGGAACAAGAGGGCCATCAGCAGGAAAGAACACGAGTACCAAAAAACTTTCTCCGATGACGACTACATCGTCCGGTCGGCCCAGCAAGGGATCAAGCCGATCCCGGTGACGGAATTGTAGCTAGAGCTGAGCGCGCCGCCCTCAGGGGTATTCTGTTTGGATGGAGGCGAGGGCAGGCGTGCTAGAGCTCCGCGCGGGCCGGGGGGCACTCTCCCCGTCACCGGCTTCACTTACATCACAGGCGACTCGTGCAGGGCCCACTCACTGAGGGCCCTCAACTCGGACACCAGGAACGGATTTCCGCGATGTCACAGAGACGTCTACCAACATTAGCCGAGGACCCTGAGCGCGCGTTTTTACATTTCTCAGCAATAAATGAATCCATTCCAAAATGTGATTTACGAAATACATAGACTGTACAGTAGGTTTTAAGTATATTTTTCTCGATGTCTGACATGTGTGCCGACCTGTTTTACGAAGGACCACAGCTACGGCCAGATTTGGAACACTCATAAAGCAGGTTCGCGCAAATTACCACAGTGGACATACAAATTAAGGGGTCGCGCTACCATTTGTCGTGTTCAATATTTGTATGTCTGTCCGTTACATATACATTGTAATTCCGGTGTGCGAAACTGCATTGTATCCCAGTGTCTGGACACATGAATTATGATGAAACGAAGAGAGTGATGTTTATTATCATATGATACGTAAATGATCTAAGAATAAAT includes the following:
- the LOC138130238 gene encoding carboxypeptidase N subunit 2-like isoform X1 produces the protein MPTDCYRTRTGENAWKTAQLANKRHCYRTEIFLLLQTITFHRPESPVMRSFRQNLDKMFLVLHLVLLGLFITPIAGMSGVGCPMGCVCNDETYVVLCERNKLDVLPITLNPAIQRLVLRNNKIKTVDAAFQFYKDLQYVDLSNNHLVNIPTKSFVYQEKLQELHLNKNKLSSINNKTFQGLKSLTVLNLRENFLEELPKGLFSIMPKLEELNLGQNRISKIDPLAFDGLTALRVLYLDDNVLSSVPTASFSVLGSLAELHVGLNAFSYLPDDAFKGLGKLSVLDLSSAGLSNISMNAFRGLTGLRSLNLVDNKLQRIPTAQLSHLSRLEELTIGQNEFATLEKNSFKGLSNLRKLDITGATNLQKVEKGVFGDNLNLEFIVLASNKKLEDLEDGALVGLPNLKHLVLKDNSFKAFSESMVSWNELRSLEMTDNPIFCDCQLLWLSNLISIKNLSNVQCSMPLALRERPLRTLSPDDLGCSFRDPRQQAILVTLCVSAVILLGGLGLFLFRYRQRVREALKDYKWNKRAISRKEHEYQKTFSDDDYIVRSAQQGIKPIPVTEL
- the LOC138130238 gene encoding carboxypeptidase N subunit 2-like isoform X3, with protein sequence MRSFRQNLDKMFLVLHLVLLGLFITPIAGMSGVGCPMGCVCNDETYVVLCERNKLDVLPITLNPAIQRLVLRNNKIKTVDAAFQFYKDLQYVDLSNNHLVNIPTKSFVYQEKLQELHLNKNKLSSINNKTFQGLKSLTVLNLRENFLEELPKGLFSIMPKLEELNLGQNRISKIDPLAFDGLTALRVLYLDDNVLSSVPTASFSVLGSLAELHVGLNAFSYLPDDAFKGLGKLSVLDLSSAGLSNISMNAFRGLTGLRSLNLVDNKLQRIPTAQLSHLSRLEELTIGQNEFATLEKNSFKGLSNLRKLDITGATNLQKVEKGVFGDNLNLEFIVLASNKKLEDLEDGALVGLPNLKHLVLKDNSFKAFSESMVSWNELRSLEMTDNPIFCDCQLLWLSNLISIKNLSNVQCSMPLALRERPLRTLSPDDLGCSFRDPRQQAILVTLCVSAVILLGGLGLFLFRYRQRVREALKDYKWNKRAISRKEHEYQKTFSDDDYIVRSAQQGIKPIPVTEL
- the LOC138130238 gene encoding leucine-rich repeats and immunoglobulin-like domains protein 1 isoform X2, with amino-acid sequence MDNANGLLSYKNRRKCLENGTTITFHRPESPVMRSFRQNLDKMFLVLHLVLLGLFITPIAGMSGVGCPMGCVCNDETYVVLCERNKLDVLPITLNPAIQRLVLRNNKIKTVDAAFQFYKDLQYVDLSNNHLVNIPTKSFVYQEKLQELHLNKNKLSSINNKTFQGLKSLTVLNLRENFLEELPKGLFSIMPKLEELNLGQNRISKIDPLAFDGLTALRVLYLDDNVLSSVPTASFSVLGSLAELHVGLNAFSYLPDDAFKGLGKLSVLDLSSAGLSNISMNAFRGLTGLRSLNLVDNKLQRIPTAQLSHLSRLEELTIGQNEFATLEKNSFKGLSNLRKLDITGATNLQKVEKGVFGDNLNLEFIVLASNKKLEDLEDGALVGLPNLKHLVLKDNSFKAFSESMVSWNELRSLEMTDNPIFCDCQLLWLSNLISIKNLSNVQCSMPLALRERPLRTLSPDDLGCSFRDPRQQAILVTLCVSAVILLGGLGLFLFRYRQRVREALKDYKWNKRAISRKEHEYQKTFSDDDYIVRSAQQGIKPIPVTEL